The Arachidicoccus terrestris genome includes the window TCTTTAAAATAGTTGTTTTGGCTGTATAAGGATGGAGGCATATTACACCCAAAAGACGAGGTGTTTTTACACTACAGAAAACGTAGGTAAAGACATTCCGATCCTTGAATAAAATAGGCAAACTCGCGATCATAGTTTAAAAAGTTGTTCAGCGAGTTCCTTTATGGGAAGGGAAAACAAAATGCGGGCAGCGCCCCCTGCCCCACTGTCAACGAGGTACGACCAAGCACCTTAGCCACAGTTTCCAGCAAGGGGACTACTACCCGCACCTCGCAAATATACGTAAGTGACGGGGTAATAGAATCCCCATGTGGCTCCGTGGCTTAAAAATGGTCGTTTTCGTTGACGGAACTCATTGAATGAGAGATATGACTCTCTGCATCAAAACAAAGGTAAGCATAAATATCGTAACTACAAAATTATAACATCGAAAATAAATTAAATAATTGAAGGTGGACGAAAACAACAGAGTCAGGGACTTAATAAAGAAATACCGAGCACATTTCAAGCTGTCACAACCAGATCTTGTAAAGCTTACCGATATTCGGCAAAGTACTTATAGAGGAATGGAAGAAGGCACTTCAATTGTTGATTTTGAAAGAACAAATAAGATTGCCAGTATATATGGACTTAAAGTGTGGGAATTCATCAACCCAGAGCAGGAAATTCCCGATTTTGAACATTTAGCTGCAAAAACAAAAAAGCTAATACGTTCCAAAGACACGAATAAAAACGGTGTAAAATATGCTAATCTTCAGCTTCCAAAGCACATTGAAATCGTTTTGAAATCAGGTAATCTACCACAAGAGTTTGCAGCCACTGATATTTGGGAACTATTACCTCCCGCAATCAAAGAGAAAATAAGCCCAATTAGAATAACGGACTCTTTAAAGAAAGGCGCTTTAAGGAAAAAAGTCGAAGACACAGGTAGAAAGCGTGGCCATCAGAAGTTATACAGATTAATAGAAGAGCTATCCAACAATAATATTGAACAGGGAGATAAAGAATAGGCAACATGTCACATTTGCCAAAATTAGATGCCGATTGAGCAGTTGGAAGCAGCATTCCGTTGTTCTGGTGCCTACAATTTCAGGCTGATCCTAGCTTAAAAATATATTGGACAATCAGATTACTCTCTGAAAAACGACACTTGGTTCCCAGGTCTTACAAAACCAACATCGGTCGTGTGTACCTGGTACATGTCCAGGTCCTAAATAATCAAACTATAGGGGCAGTGGAGGCTCGCTCCACCAGTGTTGCTGTAAGTCGAATGGATTTAGTTTTCACTAATCCATTAACGTCACTTTCTATTTGCTCCATTAAGGATTCAACAATACAATCAGCCATTTCCGTCAACGGCTGCACAATACTGGTGATTGCTGGGTTCATTAACTCGTAATAGGGACTTTCATCAAACCCAATAACGCCGATATCTTCAGGAATTTTCAAATCGAGCGCTTTAATAACCTGCAAACCGAGTAACGCGATGTAATTTGTTGAAAAAACGATCGAATCAATCTCTGGATTTGTTTGAAGGAACAATTTAATCTGGTCTTTAATAAGGTCGTTTGAAAGTTGATGATCTACTTCACAGATATAACTTTCTAATTGCCTGTGATATAGTGCATCTTCATACCCACGGCGACGGTCAATCATCTGAAATTGCGCGGATTCAATAGTAATAAGTGCAATATGCTTAAATCCTTTTTCAATCAGATGTCTTGTAGCCAATATCATACTGCTATAGTTTTCAATCATTACACTACTTGCACCCATTGATGTGACAGATCTGTCAAAAAACACAAGAGGACTATGTCCAAATATCTTCTGCATAATTTCTTCAGGCAACTCAGCAGGAGGGACGATAATATAGCCATCAACCTGTTGCTCCCAAAAAGTAGTCAATGCGTCAGCCGCATTACGATTGTCATTTTCAGTAGATGATAAAAGAATTCTGTACCCTAATCGTGCTACTTTTTGTTCAACCAAATGAGCGATACTGGCAAAGAAAGGATTGGAAATATCTTCAACCAACATACCGATTATCCTACTTCGCCCTGTTCTGAGGGACCTGGCAACTGCATTAGGCCTAAACCCTGATTTTTCAATATATTCAAGAATGGCCTTTCTGGTCTCTTCACTAATTCGACGTTCCCCAGTCTTTCCATTAAGTACGGAAGAAACGGTGCTTTTAGCGACGCCCAACTCTCTGGCTATATCAACAATGGATATTCTTTTCCCTTTCGTCATAGTCTCCGGTTTCAGTTGTCATTTCTCTCAATCAGAATATAAATCAGGACTCTGGCCTTAGTATCAGCGCACTCCCCTGTGCCCCTTTTATATGAATTTCCAGCTTATCCCCTTTTTTGAAGGTTCGTCTGCTTTTGATCAATTTACCATCAGATCCGTCCTTCCAGATTTCAGCATGATAGAGCTTTCCTGGCTGTAAAAAATCAAGGTTAATTTCTCCACGCCAGTCGGCAGGTCCTGCTGCATTTCCGATAAACCAGTCACCTCCCTTCCTTCTGGCTACACTAATATATTTACCGATCGCACCGGCCAGGTAATGGGTTTCATCCCATACCGTCGGCACATATTTAAAAAATTCAATATCCTGCTCACTCGTATAATCCTCCGGGCGGCCATACCAGAAAATGGCCTGCAATGGGCTAAAATAAACAACAGTCAGAGCTAGCTGCTGTGCCTTGCTTACTTTCAGGTTTTTACTAAAGCTATTTTTACTATTGGGATAACAAAACGTAAAATCTGCCGGGCCTGCTAAAAACCGGGTAAAAGGCAGAACGGTCGTATGAAAAGCATCCGGGCTATTTTCATCACCACGGATTCCTTCCTGCGTTAACCATCCAGGTATCAACCTACTCAACCCGGTAGGCTTGTAATTATCATGTACGTCTACAATCAATCCCGCATCGGTTACTTTTTTAACAGCTTTGACCAGCCACTGAATCCCCTTCTGACTTAATCCATCTACAAAGCCGAACTTAATACCGGCAACACCCCATTTTTTATACAAGGGGATGATATCATCCAGATAATTACGCAGGCCCACATAATTGACATAGAGTACAATCCCTATATTTTTAGATTTACCATAACTAATTACCTCGGGAATATTGAGTTTGTCAATATATTTTCTGGGGTCCGATGTAGAATTAAATTCCTTGCCATACCAGCCTGCATCAAACAAAACATACTGAAAATGATGCCTGGACGCAAAATCCACTGCCCGGATACCATCTTCTGTCGTTAATTGTGCTCTTATCAACTTTCCCGGGCGAACCCAAGAAGGTATCGTATCCTTGCTATTGCCGGTCAATCTGAGATAAAGGTCACTGTATGCATGTAAACCAATAGCAGTTGTTGAAATACTGATGGTCCTCCATGGAAACACAAAACCGGGAACCAGGCTAACAGCGGAATCATGCGTAAAAGCAATACATAAAGAATTCTCATTTTCCTTTTTTACCAGCTCCGCTTTGGTATAATCCCTGTTATCAGCCTCACCGATACTTATAAACAAATTCTTGCCATTAGTTAATGTCGCGGGAAAATCGCAACTTTTATTCATGCTATTCAAGTCAACCGGCGTAAAAACAGATTCCTGATTATATTGATAGATTGTCAAATCTTGGTCAAAATCAAAGCTGGTCTTTTCCGCAGTCACCTGTCCGATTGACTTGTTCATTGCTAATTCATAACGAAACGCGACCGATCCTTTATATACACGAACAGAAACGCTGTAGATAACATCTCTATCCCCGCAAGTGAATATGGCAGCATTATAATGATTTACAATACGGTCATTTTCTCCCAGCCGCCAGTAAAAGCTTTGATTACAGGAACTATAAGAGACATGCTTAATACCTGTATGCAACCCTACTTCTTTGTTCTGTAACATAAACCCGAGATCAGACCATCCCGTAACCTGGGCGTTTTCATAACGCACTCTATACTTTAGGCTCCCTTGCAATGTACATAACTCAAAAACGGTATTCCCATCTGGAGACGTTACCGAATGTATCTCAGCTTTGGCAGTCCGATCAGTAAAATTAGTGGCTGCAGCTCCTAGTTTAAATGTCAGTAGGAAAATAAATAACAGATAAATTAGTATGTTCTTACAATCCCTTCGCATGATAATTAATTTTATTTATGCAGATTAAATGAAAAAGCGACTTGCTTCGCCGTCTGAACTTTGGGTTCAACGGATGTACCGTATTGCCAGGCCACAACCGTAATTTTTATCGGCAGCCGACTCCTGGGTGGAATTTCAGTAAATATCAATGTACTACCCTTTATAACTGCCGGGCCTTCCCGTACAAAATAGTGAACCGGCAGGCCCGCACTCGAATGTCCATGAAGCTGGACGCTCGCGGTTCCGATTATCTGATCGGCAATAGGTACTATCTGTATACACTGAGGCTTTCCATCTTTATTTTCCAGGGGAATATTCATCTTCGACTGAAGCCCCACCGATTTAAAATTAAGATCACCTGGATGGGAGGCCAGAAACCAGGCTTCGAGATGGCCTCCCATAATGCGCATTCCCCTTTTGAACCGGACAGCAAAGCCTTTTGCAGAGAGGGCAACCTGCCCCCAAATAGGTTGAATTTTAATCGGAATCCCACTTTCAGGGTGCCGAAGCCTATGCCCCTTGGGCAGCTTAGTCCATTTTTCCGGCGCCCTGCTTCCGCCGGGTACAGTATCAGCAAATTTCGCAGACAGATCAAAACTAATTCCGTCCGCTTTAGGCTTAAATTTAAGATCTATTAACTGATGGGTATCTGTTAAAGGTACAACCTGATTATTTTGTACGTACTCGATAAACGCAGGCTTTTTGCCGCGCCCATCGGTTTCATAGGCAATCGTAGCCATCGCCATCTCTTCATCGAAAAACCAAAAAGCCTCAACCGGATCGCCTTTATACTGCCCAACTGGTGCCGGCATTGCATCAAAAGCGCTATCCCTTTTCCAACGGGGCACCAGCCAACCGGATTTTACCGGATCAACAGGCCGTAATCTGGGTGCTGCAGACAAAGGATATGTCTCAGGCAACCTATAATCGGCCGCTTTTTTAATATATAATGCCAGATATGCCACTTTCTTATCCGTCGAGGCAAAATGCCCTTCTCCCGGACAGGCCAACATACTTAGCGGCATTCTGGGATGTTCCGCTCTTTGCTTTAACCCTTCCGTCGCCCAGCTTTCCGCATTTTCATACTCCCCCATCGTTTCAAGAGATGGAATAAAATCAATATTCTGATGCTGAGTCCAAATGTCCGGTGCAAAAACCGGGTTCCGAAAATACGGCCATTGCCCGCTCACTGAAATAGCCGCAAGCGTCCTGCCTGGATTCCAGGCAGCAAAGTAATAAGGCCAGCTGGCGGCCGCCGAATGACCGAGGGTAACAACAGGCGCATATCGCAGTTCGGCGTATCCCGAAACCTCTGCAAGATCTTTAACCATCTGATTAAAAATATCTCCTGCGCCCTGATTAAATCTGAACAAATGATCAAAAAAGGGGGAAACCCAGACTTCCGCAAATCCAAGATCTGCCATTGCCCTTCTGAAAACAGGATTTTCCAGTATCATTTCCTCTTCCATATTATTCTGGGCAAGAATGAACCCTCTTATTTTCTCACAGTTTTCAGGAATCCACAGAAAAGCCCGTGAATTGGTATTATGATCCAAATGACCGTCTACCGCAACAGACCATTGCCATACAGCGTTCATGTCCGGCTGAGCCTTTACCGTATGAACGCTGGAAAATAAAGTTGCCAGCCAAAATGCACCAATACACATCGTTTTCATGTCGTGAGATTTTTTTGATATATACCAGTCTATTTCCTGATAAAAAATGACCGGGTTACTGAAAGTGCAGACTGTACAAAAGGCGACAAAGGCCTTCCCCATTGATATGCCCGGACAGTAATCTTTACCGGATATCGGCTTTTGACCGGAATCCTGGTAAAAATCACGTGATCCCCTTTTATATAAGCTGGACCAGCCAACACACTATATTGAACCGGTAAGCCGGCACTTGAAACGGCTTTCAACTGAACCGACCGGACATCTATTTTTTGATCATGTATCTCTGGAAAATCAATTTCTTGCTTTTCGCCCTGTGTCAGTCGCTTTGGAATGGTGACCTTTACCGGTTGTACTGCATGGCGATACTCTTTATTACCAGATACGGATTCCTCAATCCATATATCATCATACCCTCCCCTGCCAAAATGCACCCGGAAAGC containing:
- a CDS encoding helix-turn-helix transcriptional regulator, encoding MDENNRVRDLIKKYRAHFKLSQPDLVKLTDIRQSTYRGMEEGTSIVDFERTNKIASIYGLKVWEFINPEQEIPDFEHLAAKTKKLIRSKDTNKNGVKYANLQLPKHIEIVLKSGNLPQEFAATDIWELLPPAIKEKISPIRITDSLKKGALRKKVEDTGRKRGHQKLYRLIEELSNNNIEQGDKE
- a CDS encoding LacI family DNA-binding transcriptional regulator, whose amino-acid sequence is MTKGKRISIVDIARELGVAKSTVSSVLNGKTGERRISEETRKAILEYIEKSGFRPNAVARSLRTGRSRIIGMLVEDISNPFFASIAHLVEQKVARLGYRILLSSTENDNRNAADALTTFWEQQVDGYIIVPPAELPEEIMQKIFGHSPLVFFDRSVTSMGASSVMIENYSSMILATRHLIEKGFKHIALITIESAQFQMIDRRRGYEDALYHRQLESYICEVDHQLSNDLIKDQIKLFLQTNPEIDSIVFSTNYIALLGLQVIKALDLKIPEDIGVIGFDESPYYELMNPAITSIVQPLTEMADCIVESLMEQIESDVNGLVKTKSIRLTATLVERASTAPIV
- a CDS encoding glycoside hydrolase family 97 protein, with protein sequence MRRDCKNILIYLLFIFLLTFKLGAAATNFTDRTAKAEIHSVTSPDGNTVFELCTLQGSLKYRVRYENAQVTGWSDLGFMLQNKEVGLHTGIKHVSYSSCNQSFYWRLGENDRIVNHYNAAIFTCGDRDVIYSVSVRVYKGSVAFRYELAMNKSIGQVTAEKTSFDFDQDLTIYQYNQESVFTPVDLNSMNKSCDFPATLTNGKNLFISIGEADNRDYTKAELVKKENENSLCIAFTHDSAVSLVPGFVFPWRTISISTTAIGLHAYSDLYLRLTGNSKDTIPSWVRPGKLIRAQLTTEDGIRAVDFASRHHFQYVLFDAGWYGKEFNSTSDPRKYIDKLNIPEVISYGKSKNIGIVLYVNYVGLRNYLDDIIPLYKKWGVAGIKFGFVDGLSQKGIQWLVKAVKKVTDAGLIVDVHDNYKPTGLSRLIPGWLTQEGIRGDENSPDAFHTTVLPFTRFLAGPADFTFCYPNSKNSFSKNLKVSKAQQLALTVVYFSPLQAIFWYGRPEDYTSEQDIEFFKYVPTVWDETHYLAGAIGKYISVARRKGGDWFIGNAAGPADWRGEINLDFLQPGKLYHAEIWKDGSDGKLIKSRRTFKKGDKLEIHIKGAQGSALILRPES